Part of the Hevea brasiliensis isolate MT/VB/25A 57/8 chromosome 16, ASM3005281v1, whole genome shotgun sequence genome is shown below.
GCTATACTACCGTATTCCGGCCAAGCCAATGGTCTCTTGCTCATGCCACCTTTTATGGTGATGAGACCGCCTCGGCAACTATGGGTATAagctaaaagttatttgaatttatatcattgaattattagtaattcggTATAATATATGATTTAGATTGTATGAAttctcattattattattattattatttttataatggaTAGGAGGGGCTTGTGGGTATGGAAACTTGTTTCAAAATGGATATGGAACAGATACAGCTGCATTGAGCACAGTATTGTTCAACAATGGCTATGCTTGTGGGACTTGCTACCAAATAATGTGTGCACAATCCCCATGGTGTTACAAAGAGGTATTCGCCACAGTGACTGCTACTAATCTTTGCCCTCCAAATTGGAGTGAGGATTCTAATAATGGTGGCTGGTGCAACCCTCCTCGTGTTCACTTTGACATGTCCAAGCCTGCTTTCATGAAAATTGCCCAATGGAAGGCTGGCATTGTTCCAGTTATGTACCGTAGGTGTGTCGTCTTTATTTCTTGGCTTTTCAATTCTTTCCCCTGGAACCCTCTTTTCTCTTCCACTAACCTTTTCAGGGAAAGATAAAGTTTTTACTGAAGTATATGTGGGCCAAATAGACTAATTAATGTGTTTGACCAAGTTCTTTTTTGCTAAGCACGTAGcttaataactttttttttttttttttttggaggaaGATGAGATTTTGTTGTTGCTAACGTGTCTTTGGAATCAACTTCAAGGACCTACATATGACTCAAAAGGCTGCCATAAAGATTCCTAAATAGCATTCTTTTTTACtataaagaagaaggaaaaacagAGAGACAGAGAGAATTTCTTCTAGGAGATGATGATGAATAATGCTCACATTCCTGAGATGAATTTTATTatctaagaaaatgtttaaaaacgAATCACTTTCTCATCTCATCATGCGGCCGGTATATTCTTGCAGGGTACCATGCATAAGACCAGGTGGGCTTAGATTCTCATTCCAAGGAAATGGGTACTGGCTGTTGGTGTATGTAATGAATGTAGGAGGAGCTGGTGACATTGCCAACATGTGGGTAAAGGGAACCAAAACAGGATGGATCTCCATGAGCCATAACTGGGGAGCTTCTTACCAGGCCTTTGCTAGCCTTGGAGGACAGGCATTATCTTTCAAGATAACTTCATATACAACTAAGGAGACTATTTGTGCTTGGAATGTTGCTCCTGCAAACTGGAATGTGGGGTTGACTTATAACACAAATGTGAACTTCCGTTGATTATTCACTAACTACGACTCTTCTCTTATGttgtttttcacttctttttttgGTAATTTTCTTTGTACTTTATGTCATCCTTAATTATTTGCTGAAAATGGAATTTCACCTACCATAATAGCATAAGATGCCATTATCATTTGAACCATCTTTCTTAACGCTATACTTGGTTCCCCCTCCTTTACTTGGTTCCTCTTTTCACTTTAATCAGATTGAAATCCACCAAACAAGTTCGAAGAAAGTAATCATTCATTGGTAtatataatcaaattaattatgttATATGAACACAATttccaattaaattttataagaaCGCGAACAAAGAAAATGCTTATTGGTTGAGCTCCCATGTGAAATTTGGGCCCATTAGTAGGAGAAAACAATAAAATAAGTGTAAATGCTTAATTACCATCATGGGAGACCCACAAAGGCTGTTGAAGTGGGAGACATGTCATCAACGCAGTTAAGATCATTGAGCCCTTAAGAAGGACTATCACCTCATTTCATCTCATAAGCACGCCAGTCCCCTTTTGGTATGGAAAGTCATCATAAAACCTCGCCCCAAATCATTTATTCCAAACGTTCCCACCACCTTTTTACTTCTTCAAACTTTACCTTCCAAGCTTCTTCAAAAATCTATAATTGCATTCAACATATACTTCAAGTCTTCCTGTGTGTTGAGGCTTTTTAtccatttaaattcaaattttgaatGCTTAGTTTGTCATTGAATAGAATAAACTTTTCAtttttcaatatatttctcaagaaaaaaaaatctttatggGAAATAAGATCACAGTATTACTCAAATTGCACCTATCGTATAAGAGTACTACATTCTATGGAAAGCAAGACAGGAACTTTCCTTTCCCTCTtaactttcttcttcttttttaatcCACTGAAAGCTGTCTTTTCCCCATCATAAATTTCCCTGAACagtctcagctttcttctttgCAACTCCTTTCTTGTTACTTATCCACAGGAAGAGAAGTAGCTTCTCGGTGGAACTATtttccatagaaatcattcccTTTTCCTTTAATTTGCAAAACCACTCTAGTCCTGACCAGCTCCTTTTATACCAAGTTCACATTCTCACATGGGCTTCCTCCTCTCTTTCTCCTTGATAACTCTACTGTCCTTGGCATCCATTAGAAATGAAGCTCAAGGGATCAAATCTGCCCGTCTTCTCGATCTTGTCATTAGAGATTACACATTCAAGTCCTATGACATAAACAACAAGACAGGTATGATACACACTGTACATTTACCTGCAAACTTCTCCGGCATCGAAGTGGATACTGTGAAGTTCCGATGTGGCAGTCTGAGGAGATATGGCGCTCAGGTAAAGGAATTCCATCTTGGTATTGGTGTAATTGTGGAGCCATGTGTGCAAAGAGTCATGGTAATTAGACAAAATTTAGGGCATAACTGGTCTTCTATATATTATGCCTGCTTTGACTTGTCAGGATATCAGCTTGTGTCCCCCATTTTAGGCCTTTTAGCATATAATGATGGTAGTGATGTGAATTTTAGCAATCCTGTCGAGCTTGGAATCCATGCTGGAGAAAAACCAATCACTATAGACTTTACCAATACAACCAGTATAGCCCACCCATCAGGAATTAGGCCACTCTGTGCTAGTTTTGAAAATGACGGCAAGGTGAAACTGAAAACCCCAGCATCGCATAATATTTGTGTAGTCACAAGGCGTGGACATTATGGTTTGGTGATCGAATCGCCCCCACCATCAGCAGGAGCACCAGGGCAAGCAAGAAAGAAGATCAGCCTATGGAAAGTGGTGGTGGGGAGCACGGTTGGAACTGCCTTGGGCGTACTCCTTTTGGGTTTGCTTTTGGTGGCAATGTTTGTTAATGTAAAGAAGAAAGCAAAAATGGAGGAGATGGAAAGAAGAGCCTACGAAGAGGAAGCTCTGCAAGTGTCAATGGTTGGCCATGTGAGGGCACCTACAGCAACTGTTACTCGGACCACGCCTGCAATTGAACATGAGTATATACCTTATCATCCTTCTTGAATTGTTCATTTCTCATTATGAACATCATTCTTTTTGTAATAATGTTTTAAAACTAAACGAATTCGTATTAATTTAAGAAGAAGGATAGAATcaacaggttttttttttttttattaggagCACAGAAACAGGACAAATCTGTGTCACTCTGTTTTCCCTTTAATTCCTTCATTCCTTTTTGTAAACTGTCTAATTTTGTTTTTAGATTAAAACTTGGAATGCTTCATTCTGTGTAATTAGAATTTAGAATTTCCAGGTTCATTAATGACATTCAATTTCTTGTAATCAAATTAAGCAATGAGCCAAGAACCCAAAaactgaaaaaagaaaaaaaaaagttttggtCAGCATTTGGTAAAGGTGGAGTTGAAATCCAACTAAGAAGAAACCAAAaagatatgatttttttttttctaagagaATGTCTGCTCGCTTGAAAATGAGAAGATTTAGTCCAGGAAAGGCATTAGCAAAATTCAgtattcaaaactcaaaataagaaTGAGAGATTCTCAGACAATCTGTTTCTATCTTGGTCTTTCTCGTGGATTTTAGCCATTTAATGCACAAGTTGACAGGTGAAGAAGAGACTCACAGTAGACATAATCCAAAACATTTGCCTTTCTCCCCTAAAATTCATCTTGTTTTATCTTCGTTAGAGCCAAATCAACTTTGGCTCAATGCACTCAAATCATATTAAAAACTACGATATTATGAATTTTAATAGAAACAACTTGTTACATTAATTTTTAAAACATCAATCACGCCATGTAATATCatgaattttttaatatatatatgaattttataaatttaaatattattttactagTTTACAATTTTATAACACATTTTTATAAGAATTAtattagatatttatttaagtatgACATATGATGGATATGGATTAAATGGGTAATCGCGGTTTGAACTAATCTGACTATAACCGAGTCTTTATGGATATGAAAAGTCAGGGTAAGATACAATTTT
Proteins encoded:
- the LOC110640022 gene encoding uncharacterized protein LOC110640022 codes for the protein MGFLLSFSLITLLSLASIRNEAQGIKSARLLDLVIRDYTFKSYDINNKTGMIHTVHLPANFSGIEVDTVKFRCGSLRRYGAQVKEFHLGIGVIVEPCVQRVMVIRQNLGHNWSSIYYACFDLSGYQLVSPILGLLAYNDGSDVNFSNPVELGIHAGEKPITIDFTNTTSIAHPSGIRPLCASFENDGKVKLKTPASHNICVVTRRGHYGLVIESPPPSAGAPGQARKKISLWKVVVGSTVGTALGVLLLGLLLVAMFVNVKKKAKMEEMERRAYEEEALQVSMVGHVRAPTATVTRTTPAIEHEYIPYHPS
- the LOC110640024 gene encoding expansin-A7, yielding MGSVFHSWSISFFLVTLTSAFVGTSMATGYTTVFRPSQWSLAHATFYGDETASATMGGACGYGNLFQNGYGTDTAALSTVLFNNGYACGTCYQIMCAQSPWCYKEVFATVTATNLCPPNWSEDSNNGGWCNPPRVHFDMSKPAFMKIAQWKAGIVPVMYRRVPCIRPGGLRFSFQGNGYWLLVYVMNVGGAGDIANMWVKGTKTGWISMSHNWGASYQAFASLGGQALSFKITSYTTKETICAWNVAPANWNVGLTYNTNVNFR